In the Paenibacillus sp. FSL H7-0357 genome, one interval contains:
- a CDS encoding Crp/Fnr family transcriptional regulator, with the protein MKPEPAVLQSCLLFRGKTVKEIEAVLQKITYTVSSFHKNSLILAEGDTADKLGIVLEGRIEVQKTHPTGSSVTIAHLNQGQTIGEAVLFRRENIVPATVTATGPCSVMFIGKQELLRLFTTDTDMLTRFIENLSERLVLVNRKIEILSAGPLRRRVISFLLEQAAQQASEVIRLPFSRKEWAEHLNTARPSLSREMGYLRDIGWIHFKGSSITLLNMMAMNDYIRTVPSAPGQDK; encoded by the coding sequence ATGAAACCGGAGCCCGCTGTACTGCAATCCTGCCTGCTGTTCCGCGGGAAAACCGTGAAGGAAATCGAAGCGGTGCTGCAAAAAATAACCTATACCGTAAGCAGCTTTCATAAGAATTCACTGATCTTGGCGGAAGGTGATACTGCGGACAAACTCGGCATTGTGCTGGAAGGACGGATTGAGGTTCAGAAAACCCATCCTACCGGCAGCAGTGTAACCATTGCCCATCTAAATCAGGGACAGACCATTGGCGAAGCGGTGTTGTTCCGCAGAGAAAATATAGTTCCGGCTACTGTTACAGCCACAGGCCCCTGCTCCGTCATGTTTATCGGCAAGCAGGAGCTGCTGCGGTTGTTCACCACAGACACGGACATGCTCACACGTTTCATTGAGAATCTGTCGGAGCGCCTGGTGCTTGTCAACCGGAAGATCGAAATATTGTCAGCCGGCCCTCTGCGGCGGCGGGTGATCAGCTTTTTGCTGGAGCAAGCCGCTCAGCAAGCCTCCGAGGTCATCCGGCTGCCCTTCAGCAGAAAAGAATGGGCGGAGCATTTAAATACGGCCCGCCCGTCACTATCCCGTGAAATGGGCTATCTGCGTGATATCGGCTGGATTCATTTCAAAGGCAGCAGCATTACGCTGCTGAATATGATGGCTATGAACGACTACATCCGCACCGTCCCTTCGGCTCCCGGCCAGGACAAGTAA
- a CDS encoding DMT family transporter: MQQRKKNIALLIFLVIVWGINWPLSKIALAYAPPLLFAGIRTVIAGVILIVAALPKRKALHFSKLWPVYLTSAFLSIVFYYGFQTIGLQYMPSGLFSAIVFLQPVLLGIFAWIWLGERMYGMKMFGLLLGFLGVAALSIGGFTGSISALGVGLALASALSWALATVYTKRNAVRVDMLWMTAMQIIIGGVILLAAGSAVESWSDITWNSAFIVNTLFISVFVIALGWMVYFKLINEGEASKVGSFTFLIPLISIGSSVVLLNERITLNLVVGMLLIVCSIILVNVKIGRAARRLTS, translated from the coding sequence ATGCAGCAGCGGAAGAAAAACATTGCTTTACTTATATTTCTGGTTATTGTCTGGGGGATCAATTGGCCGCTGTCCAAGATTGCTCTAGCCTACGCTCCGCCCTTGTTGTTTGCCGGAATCCGTACGGTTATTGCCGGGGTGATCCTCATTGTTGCTGCGCTTCCTAAAAGGAAGGCCCTTCATTTCAGCAAGCTATGGCCGGTCTATCTGACTTCGGCCTTTCTCAGCATCGTTTTCTATTACGGGTTCCAGACGATCGGCCTGCAGTATATGCCCTCAGGGCTGTTCTCGGCCATCGTCTTTCTGCAGCCTGTGCTGCTCGGTATCTTTGCCTGGATCTGGCTGGGTGAGCGTATGTACGGAATGAAGATGTTCGGCTTGCTGCTTGGTTTTCTCGGGGTAGCTGCGCTCAGCATTGGCGGATTTACCGGAAGTATCTCCGCCTTGGGCGTAGGGCTTGCCCTGGCCAGCGCGCTAAGCTGGGCCTTGGCGACGGTGTATACGAAACGAAATGCGGTACGGGTAGATATGCTGTGGATGACGGCAATGCAGATCATAATCGGGGGCGTCATTTTGCTGGCTGCCGGTTCGGCTGTGGAGAGCTGGTCCGATATTACGTGGAACAGCGCCTTTATCGTGAACACATTGTTCATTTCGGTGTTCGTCATTGCGCTGGGGTGGATGGTTTATTTCAAGCTGATCAATGAAGGAGAGGCCAGCAAGGTCGGTTCATTCACCTTCCTGATTCCGCTGATCTCGATCGGGTCAAGTGTAGTATTATTAAATGAGCGGATTACGCTGAATCTGGTAGTGGGTATGCTGCTGATCGTATGCAGCATTATTCTGGTGAATGTTAAGATAGGCCGGGCCGCACGGCGGCTGACAAGTTAA
- a CDS encoding ABC transporter substrate binding protein → MGKGKIQRRLRYGLFLLLFIMLSTALYQPVSASSEERRPQNVLVLHSYQKGFAWTDDQGAGIEEQLKGAADPPVIYTEYMDWKRFPSNDNLEHVYQMIKFKYQAIHIDAIIVTDDAALNFVIQYRKEILNDAPIVFSGINQLGVDSIADKRNITGVIEEIDPTETIRMALKLNPSIRKVYIVFDNSESGLSTGKMVSDQILSLERGLQVFPMNSLSNDQIIDQVSNLSSDSMVLMTTYYSDTTGRITEFDRFSSELSESSSVPVYHIYDFSLNHGAFGGNLISGKIQGQTAASLALRILEGENAGVIPIVSDSSVRKVFDYKELQRFNVSLKQLPEGSEVINKPFSFYQSYKKLVLSIVAAFAVLLAFILILLFYVQLVKRMRSNLEKSNERFSLAAYGADAVIWDVDMTTMIYYFSDSWYELLGYERDEVDESHGGWRTLIHPEDAEHENRLRTEHLQGKSSYYYCEYRMRSKSGEYKWFQARGKVLRNADGGFVRFSGSMVDVTDRKGYESKLQMSYQELESTYEELTALQDELLEQYNKVVENQALLQTSEEKYRLLAYNDVLSGLPNRLSLSEELQKFIKEHAGGHAALFFLDIDNFKYINDTMGHTFGDELLVKVGERLLGLSDGRSKHFRFGGDEFVILFENIKGSDEVISYAQALVQGFKEPFQLNASVVHISTSIGIAQYPENGINAEELLKNADIAMYKAKEAGKGTYVLYGQAMQRHFDERMIIEKHLRNAISNNELSLHYQPLVDTASGGIWGFEALIRWNSPVLGFVSPLSFIKIAEDCRLIVPIGEWVLRAACRFIKELHTEGYEGYHISVNISVIQLMLDDFTDMVLGILKETGLPPEYLELEITESIFMESFEAISSKLESLKERGIGIALDDFGTGYSSLSYLKQLPITTLKIDKSFIDSIDTPNNMSLARSIVTIGHDMGLKVTAEGVETREQLAFLERTSCDKIQGYFISRPIPEKEVASWVEGRRAG, encoded by the coding sequence ATGGGCAAGGGGAAAATTCAGCGCAGGTTACGGTATGGCTTGTTTTTGCTTTTATTTATTATGCTCAGCACGGCACTGTATCAGCCGGTGTCCGCCAGCAGCGAAGAACGGCGCCCTCAGAATGTGCTTGTCCTGCATTCCTATCAAAAGGGCTTTGCCTGGACGGATGACCAGGGTGCAGGCATTGAAGAGCAGCTTAAAGGAGCAGCTGATCCGCCGGTTATCTACACGGAGTATATGGACTGGAAACGATTCCCCAGCAATGACAACCTCGAGCACGTCTACCAGATGATCAAGTTCAAATATCAAGCTATTCATATCGATGCGATTATCGTTACGGATGATGCTGCCTTGAACTTCGTTATTCAGTACCGCAAGGAAATCCTGAACGATGCACCCATCGTATTCAGCGGGATTAATCAGCTGGGTGTGGACAGCATAGCGGACAAGCGCAATATCACCGGAGTCATCGAAGAGATCGATCCTACAGAAACGATACGAATGGCGCTGAAGCTCAATCCATCGATCCGTAAGGTGTACATCGTATTCGACAATTCCGAAAGCGGGCTCTCCACGGGTAAAATGGTCAGTGACCAGATTCTGTCTCTGGAGCGGGGACTCCAGGTCTTCCCGATGAACAGCCTCTCCAATGATCAAATCATCGATCAAGTATCCAACCTTTCATCAGACAGCATGGTTCTTATGACTACATACTACAGTGATACAACGGGAAGAATTACTGAATTTGACCGGTTCTCAAGCGAGCTTAGCGAGAGCAGCAGTGTGCCGGTATATCATATTTATGATTTTAGCCTGAATCACGGGGCCTTCGGCGGAAATCTGATTAGCGGCAAAATCCAGGGACAAACTGCAGCCAGCCTGGCTCTGCGGATTTTGGAAGGAGAAAATGCGGGAGTAATCCCTATTGTCTCGGACAGCTCCGTGCGAAAGGTTTTTGACTATAAGGAATTGCAGCGTTTCAACGTTTCCCTGAAGCAGCTGCCGGAAGGCAGCGAAGTCATCAACAAGCCCTTTTCCTTCTATCAATCCTATAAAAAGCTTGTACTGAGCATTGTCGCGGCATTCGCCGTTCTGCTGGCCTTTATTCTCATCCTCCTATTCTACGTGCAATTGGTCAAGCGAATGCGAAGCAACCTGGAAAAAAGCAATGAACGCTTCAGTTTGGCTGCCTATGGTGCGGATGCGGTAATCTGGGATGTGGACATGACCACGATGATCTACTACTTCTCGGACAGCTGGTATGAGCTGCTCGGCTATGAGCGGGATGAAGTGGACGAGAGCCATGGAGGTTGGAGAACTCTTATCCATCCAGAGGATGCAGAACATGAGAACCGCCTGCGCACTGAGCATCTGCAGGGCAAAAGTTCCTACTATTACTGCGAATACCGGATGCGGAGCAAATCAGGCGAATATAAATGGTTTCAGGCCCGGGGCAAGGTGCTGCGCAATGCGGACGGAGGTTTTGTCCGTTTTTCCGGCTCTATGGTTGATGTTACGGACCGCAAAGGTTATGAGAGCAAGCTCCAAATGAGCTATCAGGAACTGGAGTCGACCTACGAGGAGCTTACGGCACTGCAGGATGAGCTGCTGGAGCAATATAACAAAGTGGTCGAGAATCAGGCACTGCTGCAGACCAGCGAAGAGAAATACCGGCTGCTGGCCTATAACGATGTCTTAAGCGGTCTGCCGAACCGGCTGTCCCTTTCCGAGGAGCTGCAGAAGTTTATCAAGGAACACGCTGGAGGGCATGCAGCCTTGTTCTTTCTGGATATTGATAATTTCAAATATATTAATGATACGATGGGCCACACCTTTGGCGACGAGCTGCTGGTCAAGGTCGGTGAACGGCTGCTGGGCTTGTCGGACGGTCGCAGCAAGCACTTCCGTTTCGGGGGTGACGAGTTTGTGATTCTGTTCGAGAATATCAAGGGATCGGATGAGGTGATCTCCTATGCACAAGCGCTTGTGCAGGGTTTCAAGGAGCCCTTCCAGCTGAATGCCAGCGTCGTTCACATCTCGACCAGTATTGGTATTGCCCAGTATCCGGAGAATGGGATCAATGCTGAAGAGCTTTTGAAGAATGCCGATATTGCCATGTATAAAGCGAAGGAAGCCGGTAAAGGGACATATGTATTATACGGACAGGCGATGCAGCGGCATTTTGACGAACGGATGATCATTGAGAAGCATTTAAGAAATGCTATCTCCAATAATGAGCTTTCGCTGCATTATCAGCCGCTGGTGGACACCGCCTCAGGCGGAATCTGGGGCTTCGAGGCTCTGATCCGCTGGAACAGTCCGGTGCTTGGTTTTGTATCGCCGCTTTCGTTCATCAAAATCGCTGAAGACTGCCGGTTGATTGTCCCGATCGGTGAATGGGTGCTGCGGGCGGCCTGCCGGTTCATTAAAGAGCTGCATACAGAAGGTTATGAGGGCTACCATATCTCGGTGAATATTTCGGTGATCCAGCTGATGCTGGATGATTTCACCGATATGGTGCTGGGGATTCTGAAGGAGACCGGATTGCCGCCGGAATATTTGGAGCTGGAGATTACCGAGTCGATCTTCATGGAATCCTTCGAGGCGATCAGTTCCAAGCTGGAATCGCTGAAAGAACGGGGAATCGGCATTGCCCTGGATGACTTCGGAACAGGGTATTCCTCGCTTAGCTATTTGAAGCAGCTGCCGATCACTACGCTGAAGATTGATAAGTCGTTTATTGACAGCATTGATACACCGAACAATATGTCACTGGCCCGATCCATCGTAACCATCGGTCATGATATGGGACTGAAGGTGACCGCAGAAGGGGTGGAAACCCGGGAGCAGCTGGCCTTTCTGGAGCGTACAAGCTGTGACAAGATCCAGGGCTACTTCATCAGCAGACCCATACCGGAAAAAGAGGTAGCCAGTTGGGTGGAGGGCAGAAGAGCGGGGTAA
- the hcp gene encoding hydroxylamine reductase has protein sequence MSNMFCFQCQEAAKGSGCTIQGVCGKTSDVANLQDLLIYTLKGISIFARRGRELGMTDSTTEKFIIEGMFATITNANFMPEAFIARIKEGLILRGQWSSKLQAAGVEVPYAGHDAALWTAGTDEELQAKAETVGVLSTENEDIRSLRELLTYGLKGMAAYMEHAAVLGYYEEGAHAFMEKGLVATLDDTLTADELTGLVMECGKLGVDVMALLDRANTTTYGNPEITKVNIGVGRNPGILISGHDLKDMEALLKQTDGTGVDVYTHSEMLPAHYYPAFKKYSHFVGNYGNAWWKQAEEFESFNGPILMTTNCIVPPKESYIGRLYTTGNTGFPGVQHISADANGAKDFSAIIEQAKGCAVPEEIETGEIVGGFAHAAVMNVADQVVEAVQTGAIKQFFVMAGCDGRMKSRNYYTDFAAELPGDTVILTAGCAKYKYNKLALGDIGGIPRVLDAGQCNDSYSLVVIALKLKEVFGLEDINDLPISYNIAWYEQKAVIVLLALLYLGVKDIHLGPTLPAFLSPNVAKVLVDTFGISGITTVQEDMEKFIAAV, from the coding sequence ATGAGCAATATGTTTTGTTTTCAATGTCAGGAAGCGGCTAAAGGATCGGGCTGTACGATTCAGGGAGTCTGCGGGAAAACTAGCGATGTGGCAAATCTTCAGGATCTGCTGATCTACACGCTGAAGGGGATTTCCATCTTTGCACGCCGGGGCCGGGAGCTTGGAATGACCGACTCTACCACGGAGAAATTTATTATAGAGGGTATGTTCGCTACAATAACCAATGCTAATTTCATGCCTGAAGCTTTTATTGCCAGAATCAAAGAAGGGTTGATCCTTCGCGGCCAGTGGAGCAGTAAATTGCAGGCAGCCGGAGTAGAGGTTCCTTATGCCGGGCATGACGCGGCTCTTTGGACGGCAGGCACCGATGAGGAACTGCAGGCGAAGGCGGAGACGGTAGGAGTTCTGTCCACAGAGAATGAGGATATCCGTTCCCTGCGTGAACTGCTGACCTACGGGCTGAAGGGAATGGCGGCGTATATGGAGCATGCCGCAGTGCTGGGCTATTACGAAGAAGGCGCACATGCTTTTATGGAAAAAGGTCTGGTGGCGACTCTGGATGATACACTCACGGCGGATGAACTGACTGGACTTGTGATGGAATGCGGCAAGCTGGGTGTCGATGTGATGGCATTGCTTGACCGGGCCAATACCACGACTTATGGCAACCCGGAAATCACCAAGGTGAATATCGGTGTAGGCCGGAATCCGGGGATTCTGATCAGCGGGCATGATCTGAAGGATATGGAAGCGCTGCTGAAGCAGACCGATGGCACCGGAGTGGATGTATATACACACAGCGAGATGCTGCCGGCGCATTATTATCCGGCTTTTAAGAAATACAGTCATTTTGTGGGCAACTACGGCAATGCCTGGTGGAAACAGGCGGAGGAATTTGAAAGCTTCAACGGACCGATTCTCATGACGACGAACTGCATTGTACCGCCGAAGGAGAGTTATATCGGCCGTTTGTATACTACGGGCAATACCGGTTTCCCGGGAGTGCAGCATATTTCGGCGGATGCCAATGGAGCGAAGGACTTCTCCGCTATCATTGAACAGGCGAAAGGCTGTGCGGTTCCGGAAGAGATCGAAACCGGCGAGATTGTCGGCGGATTTGCCCACGCGGCTGTAATGAACGTAGCCGATCAGGTGGTTGAGGCCGTTCAGACCGGCGCCATCAAGCAGTTCTTCGTAATGGCCGGCTGTGACGGCCGGATGAAGAGCCGCAATTATTATACCGATTTCGCTGCCGAACTGCCGGGAGATACCGTGATTCTTACGGCAGGCTGTGCGAAGTACAAATATAATAAGCTTGCGCTTGGCGACATCGGCGGGATTCCGCGTGTACTGGATGCCGGCCAATGCAATGATTCCTACTCGCTTGTCGTGATTGCCCTGAAGCTCAAGGAAGTATTCGGACTTGAGGATATTAACGATCTGCCTATCTCCTACAATATTGCCTGGTATGAGCAGAAGGCAGTAATTGTACTCTTGGCCCTGCTGTATCTGGGTGTGAAGGATATTCACCTCGGACCTACACTCCCGGCCTTCCTGTCGCCGAATGTAGCCAAGGTGCTGGTCGATACCTTCGGTATCAGCGGCATTACAACCGTACAAGAAGATATGGAGAAATTTATCGCAGCTGTATAA
- a CDS encoding aldehyde dehydrogenase, translating to MSELTAQSVEQMLAGHSELFHSGATKELSFRLRQLQKLKDAIRRNEAKIIAALHQDLRKSEFEAYATEIGFTLDSIGYMMKHLKRWMKPVKVKSPLHIFPAKSRILSEPYGTVLIIGPFNYPFQLLIEPLIGAIAAGNCAVLKPSESTPAITAVIEEMIRETFEPSYIRVIQGEKEATNLLIHAKFDYIFFTGSVPVGKIVMEAAAKNLVPVTLELGGKSPVIVDKSANLEIAAKRIVWGKLINVGQTCIAPDYLLVHSDVASQLISLMKRYIQEFYGQDAQQNPDYGRIVNDRQLRRIAGMIQRDQSKVIMGGTVVPEDLYIEPTLLYPADWKDAAMEDEIFGPVLPIMEYTRLDEAIRSINERPKPLALYLFTEDKQAEQEVLARVSFGGGCINDTITHVASTHLPFGGVGGSGIGGYHGKHSFDLFSHSKSIVKRGTKLDLGVVYPPYGNKVKLARRLLK from the coding sequence ATGTCGGAGTTAACAGCCCAAAGCGTTGAACAGATGCTGGCCGGGCACAGTGAGTTGTTTCACAGCGGGGCTACGAAGGAGCTCTCCTTCCGGCTTCGCCAGCTGCAGAAGCTGAAAGATGCCATCCGCCGCAATGAGGCGAAAATTATCGCGGCCCTGCATCAGGATCTGCGCAAGAGCGAATTTGAAGCCTATGCGACGGAAATCGGCTTCACGCTGGACAGTATTGGATATATGATGAAGCATCTGAAGCGTTGGATGAAGCCGGTCAAGGTCAAATCCCCGCTGCATATATTTCCGGCCAAAAGCCGGATCCTCAGCGAGCCCTACGGAACCGTGCTCATTATCGGCCCCTTCAATTATCCGTTTCAGCTGCTGATCGAGCCGCTCATCGGGGCCATTGCTGCCGGCAACTGCGCCGTACTGAAGCCCTCCGAGAGCACTCCGGCCATTACCGCCGTGATTGAGGAAATGATCAGGGAAACCTTCGAACCGTCCTATATCCGTGTAATTCAGGGCGAGAAAGAAGCCACCAATCTGCTGATCCATGCCAAATTCGATTATATTTTCTTCACCGGAAGTGTCCCTGTCGGCAAAATAGTCATGGAAGCCGCGGCCAAAAATCTGGTGCCGGTAACACTGGAGCTGGGCGGTAAAAGTCCGGTCATTGTCGATAAGAGCGCCAATCTGGAGATAGCAGCCAAACGGATTGTCTGGGGTAAGCTCATCAATGTGGGCCAGACCTGTATTGCCCCGGATTATCTGCTCGTCCACAGCGATGTGGCATCCCAGCTGATCTCCTTAATGAAACGTTATATTCAGGAGTTCTACGGCCAGGATGCGCAGCAGAACCCGGATTACGGGCGGATTGTGAATGACCGCCAGCTGCGCAGAATTGCCGGAATGATTCAGCGGGACCAATCAAAGGTCATTATGGGCGGCACCGTCGTGCCGGAGGATCTGTACATAGAACCTACACTGCTCTATCCTGCGGATTGGAAGGATGCGGCTATGGAGGACGAGATTTTTGGGCCTGTACTTCCCATTATGGAATATACCCGGCTGGACGAAGCCATCCGCAGCATCAATGAGCGTCCCAAGCCGCTCGCTCTCTATCTGTTCACCGAAGACAAACAGGCTGAACAGGAGGTGCTGGCCAGAGTTTCATTCGGCGGAGGCTGCATCAATGATACGATTACCCATGTAGCCAGCACACATCTGCCATTTGGAGGAGTGGGAGGCTCCGGCATCGGCGGATATCACGGCAAGCATAGCTTTGATCTTTTTTCCCACAGCAAGAGCATTGTAAAAAGAGGGACAAAGCTTGACCTCGGGGTTGTCTATCCGCCATATGGCAATAAGGTCAAGCTGGCGCGGAGATTGCTGAAATAG
- a CDS encoding LysR family transcriptional regulator, whose product MNNNQIRLFVKIAESGSFTKAGLALNMTQPAVSRAISALESELAVKLLLRDRRSGLMLTDIGKRVLIIFREILNGFDKVEQEISAEKGLEKGLIRIGAFPVASAYFVPKIIRSITEKYPEIEIVLYEGSVAEVKEWLETRFIDVGFIIPPQEEFATIPLYREKLYAVLPGDHPLREKHVICVKDLEDEPMLICRAGYEPPVVDLFLRGGSKLNVKYEVNSYMTALNMVKEGLAVGVMSQLSLLSPPPNVIIKELAPDAYRDIHLAVHTLEETSIAVRLFMDTALQLFSGAELSVL is encoded by the coding sequence ATGAACAACAATCAAATTCGTCTATTCGTCAAAATCGCCGAGAGCGGCAGCTTCACCAAAGCCGGGCTGGCACTGAACATGACCCAGCCTGCAGTCAGCCGGGCCATCTCCGCGCTAGAGTCTGAGCTTGCAGTGAAGCTGCTGCTGCGCGACCGGCGCAGCGGGCTGATGCTCACTGATATCGGTAAGCGTGTTCTGATTATTTTTCGGGAAATTCTAAATGGGTTTGACAAGGTTGAGCAGGAAATCTCCGCTGAGAAGGGCCTGGAGAAGGGGCTCATCCGCATCGGGGCCTTTCCGGTGGCGTCTGCTTATTTTGTCCCCAAAATCATCCGTTCCATTACCGAGAAATATCCCGAGATTGAGATTGTTCTCTATGAAGGTTCGGTTGCCGAGGTTAAGGAATGGCTGGAGACCCGCTTTATTGATGTCGGCTTCATTATTCCGCCGCAAGAAGAGTTTGCCACAATTCCGCTCTACCGGGAGAAACTGTACGCAGTGCTTCCTGGCGATCATCCGCTCCGTGAGAAGCATGTCATCTGTGTCAAGGATCTGGAAGACGAGCCGATGCTGATCTGCCGGGCAGGTTATGAGCCTCCGGTCGTTGATTTGTTCCTTCGGGGAGGCAGCAAGCTGAATGTGAAATACGAAGTGAACAGCTACATGACCGCACTCAATATGGTTAAGGAGGGGCTGGCTGTTGGTGTCATGTCCCAGCTGTCCCTGCTGTCTCCGCCGCCGAATGTGATCATAAAGGAGCTGGCCCCCGATGCTTACCGGGATATCCATCTCGCCGTCCATACACTGGAGGAGACCTCGATTGCCGTCCGCTTATTTATGGACACTGCACTGCAGCTGTTCTCCGGGGCAGAACTGTCTGTGCTTTGA
- a CDS encoding aldo/keto reductase, whose amino-acid sequence MKYHRLGNSGLQVSALGLGTNSFGKRADQETSIDIVHAALDQGINFIDTANIYAGTESERIIGLALEGRRQSAVLATKAGLPRHEGPNGSGSSRHHLMLELEGSLRRLKTDYVDLYQIHTFDPYTPLEETLRTLDDMVSAGKVRYIGASNYAAWELMKALGISEARNLVKYTSIQCSYSLADRTPEAELVPLCLDQGLGIIPYFPLAGGILTGKYAGDGAPPEGSRAETDPNFGRFLTPGRIELGNRVGRIAEETGTSMAALSLAWLMNKPAVSTVIVGATRVEQVQQNLQSVALQPDAELMDKLDQASGTFRSGEPFAVYRLP is encoded by the coding sequence TTGAAATATCACCGTTTGGGTAACAGCGGGCTGCAGGTCTCCGCACTGGGTCTGGGGACCAATTCCTTTGGCAAAAGAGCCGATCAGGAGACCTCCATAGATATCGTCCATGCCGCGCTCGATCAAGGCATTAACTTTATCGATACCGCCAATATTTATGCCGGCACCGAATCGGAACGGATCATCGGACTGGCGCTGGAGGGCAGACGTCAAAGTGCTGTTCTCGCTACCAAAGCAGGCCTTCCGAGACACGAAGGCCCTAACGGCAGCGGCTCTTCCCGCCATCACCTGATGCTGGAGCTGGAAGGCAGCCTGCGCCGGCTGAAGACCGATTATGTAGACTTATATCAGATCCATACCTTTGATCCCTATACACCGCTGGAGGAAACGCTGCGGACCCTTGATGATATGGTATCCGCGGGCAAAGTCCGCTATATCGGGGCCTCCAACTATGCGGCCTGGGAGTTAATGAAGGCACTGGGCATCAGCGAGGCGCGGAACCTGGTCAAGTATACCTCGATTCAGTGCAGCTACTCCCTGGCTGACCGGACGCCGGAGGCCGAGCTGGTTCCGCTCTGCCTGGATCAAGGACTCGGGATTATCCCCTACTTCCCGCTTGCCGGAGGTATTCTTACCGGCAAATATGCCGGTGACGGCGCACCGCCGGAAGGTTCCAGAGCCGAAACCGATCCGAACTTCGGCCGCTTCCTTACCCCCGGCCGGATTGAGCTGGGGAACCGGGTCGGCCGGATTGCCGAAGAAACCGGCACCTCTATGGCTGCGCTGTCCCTGGCCTGGCTGATGAACAAACCGGCTGTATCCACGGTGATTGTCGGAGCCACCCGCGTGGAGCAGGTGCAGCAGAATCTGCAAAGCGTTGCCCTCCAGCCGGATGCTGAGCTCATGGACAAGCTGGATCAGGCCAGCGGCACCTTCCGCAGCGGCGAGCCGTTCGCGGTGTACCGCCTGCCATAG